GTTCTTGAAAACGTAATAGTTTGTAATCAATATATATTGCAGCCATTAGTTAATGGAAACTATTTCACTCAAATTGGCGGTTCAGGCACACCAATGTTTGCTGGAGATGTTCTTACACAAACTCAAACCGTTTATATTTTTAATCAACCAGGTGGACCAGGAACTTGTGCTGCAAATAGTTCTTTTAAAGTTACTATAGTAGACGAAGATTCGCTTACACCTAGTGATTTGACAAATTGTGGCAGTTATACTTTACCTTCATTAACATATGGAAAATATTATACTGCACCTGGTGGACCTACAGGTACTGGAACTGTAATTCCTTTTGGAACTGTAATATCAACTTCACAACAAATATTTTATTATTTCACAACTACAATACAACCTATATGTGTTGTTGACTCAAGCTTTTATGTGACAATTGTTAATAATTTAAATGTTGGTACCAGAGCAGATGTCTTTGATTGTACTTCATATACACTTCCACCATTAACTGTAGGAAACTATTATACTGCAAGTGGTGGAACTGGTACTCAATTGGCTGCAGGAACTGTCATCACATCAAGTCAAACAATATACGTATATGCTGCAACACCTGGACCAACACCATGTATTGCAGAAGATAGTTTTGAAGTTTATATTGGAATTACTCAACCTGCAGATGTCTCTCAATGTAATGGATACACTTTACCTCCATTACCTATTGGAAATTATTATACAGGTCCAACTGGGACTGGTCAACAAATACCAGCAGGAACAGTAATAAACACTAATTCAACTATTTATATCTATGCCCAAACAACTAGTGGTGGAGTTAATTGTACCGATAATTTACATTTTACATTAACTTTTGCTCAACCCCCAATAGATACATTACCCGATGTTTCTGCTTGTGAAACCTATTCTTTACCTGCTTTAACAAATGGTGATTATTTTACTGGTGTAGACGGAACTGGCACACCAATGTTTGCTGGAAATGTTATTCTAAATACTCAAACTCTTTATATTTTTAAAAGATTAAATGCTACTTGTTCAAGCCAAACTAGTTTTACTGTAACAATAAATCCTTTACCAACTATAGATTCACGTTCTGACATTGATATTTGTGACCAATACGTTTTAACACCATTAACAGTAGGAGATTACTATACTGGTCCAGGTGGAACAGGTACATTGTTAGCCGCTAATACTGTTATTACATCATCTCAAAGAATTTATATTTATGCTCTATCAAACAGTACTCCACCATGTAGCGCTGAGAATAGTTTTCAAATTAATATTTTTAGTACAACTGCTGATACTTCACAAAACATAACCGCTTGTGATAGTTATACCTTACCTCAATTAACTGCTGGTAATAAATATTATACACAAACCGGAGGTCCGAATGGTCTTGGAATGGAGATAGCAGCAGGAGCAACAATTACTTTAAGTCAAACGATATATATATTCAAAGAATCTATTATCAGAACCTCTTTCTCTTGTGTTGATGAAAGTTCCTTTACAGTAATTATTAACCATACACCAACTATTGCCCCAATTGCAAATGTATCGTCTTGTAATTCATATACATTACCATCACTAACAATTGGCAATTATTATACAGGCCCAAATGCGACTGGAACTTTATTAAATGCAGGTGATGTATTAACAACAAATCAAACGGTTTATGTTTATGCCAATACTGCGACTTCACCTGATTGTAGTAGTGAAAGAAGTTTTACTGTCTCTATATTTAATGTAGATAATTTACCAAACGTGACTATTTGTGAAAGTTATACGCTACCAGCTTTAACTATAGGAAAATACTATACTGGTCCAAATGGCACAGGAATATTGTTAAATGCAGGAACAGTTGTTTCTACATCACAAACAATTTATGTATATGCTGTTTCTCCATTCCTTCCAAGATGTAGTGATGAAAGTTCGTTTACAGTTACTATAATTGATACACCATTTGCTCATTCAGTTCCTGCTAATCTGAGAACTGTTTGTGATCAGGATGGAACCAATGATGGGGTAACTCCATTTAACTTGAGTAGTTTATCTTCATCAGTTCTTGGTTCACAAACAGGAAGTGAATTTCAAGTTACATATTACGAAAGTTTAGCCGATGCAACTACAGGAACAAATCCTGTAACTACTTCTTCCCTATCAGTAGTTTATGTTAGAGTTAAAAATACTTTGACAGCAAATTGTTATGACGTTAAACCAATAACTATTATAGTAAATAAATTACCTGTTCCAACTCCTATTGACGGAATAATTTGTATTGATAGCGAAACAGGGACTCTATTAAACCCATACACTATGTATAGTGGTTTAACTTCAGCTGGACATACTTTTGTTTGGACAAATGACACTGGTGCTACTGTTGGCACTGCAACTAATTACCAAG
The window above is part of the Flavobacterium sp. N1994 genome. Proteins encoded here:
- a CDS encoding T9SS type B sorting domain-containing protein encodes the protein MKKLLLLIFITLTTAGFSQPLSVSSTSYTVPQLVNNVLINSPCVSATNITWSTGTNFGSTNGLGFFQNTNPNFPMQSGVVLSTGNILNIPGPNTSLLNDGSTSWPGDSSLETTLAAAGINMVSKNASVLEFDFTPISPNFSFDFIFASEEYGNFQCLYSDAFAFLLTNMSTGVTTNLAVVPNTNLPISVVTIRDFQYNSSCPSANPQYFGSFNGGSGMANSATNFNGQTKVLTAASVLTAGVPYHIKLVIADRADPQSDSAIFLSSDSFNIGQDVLGQDLTIANNAAVCYGASQQISTGLSATNYSFVWKKDGVVLPSETGPSLTVTQPGTYAVTYTNLFSTCSPITDSIVVEYSPQIITPNPKTIYKCDMGLASYTYNLDLNTPVVKQGLSPQTVVSYFLTQNDADNNINQLPLLYNSPSGQTIYVRIQLPNSQCYTVKSFQLQVSPPPVAYQAPNLLRCTLTNTETTAYFNFTSQTAIVLGTQSPSIYSVSYYTSSNNATNGINAIADPSYGVYGNTTIYVRVQNSSDPGCFSISSFNLIVNQTPLVDVLENVIVCNQYILQPLVNGNYFTQIGGSGTPMFAGDVLTQTQTVYIFNQPGGPGTCAANSSFKVTIVDEDSLTPSDLTNCGSYTLPSLTYGKYYTAPGGPTGTGTVIPFGTVISTSQQIFYYFTTTIQPICVVDSSFYVTIVNNLNVGTRADVFDCTSYTLPPLTVGNYYTASGGTGTQLAAGTVITSSQTIYVYAATPGPTPCIAEDSFEVYIGITQPADVSQCNGYTLPPLPIGNYYTGPTGTGQQIPAGTVINTNSTIYIYAQTTSGGVNCTDNLHFTLTFAQPPIDTLPDVSACETYSLPALTNGDYFTGVDGTGTPMFAGNVILNTQTLYIFKRLNATCSSQTSFTVTINPLPTIDSRSDIDICDQYVLTPLTVGDYYTGPGGTGTLLAANTVITSSQRIYIYALSNSTPPCSAENSFQINIFSTTADTSQNITACDSYTLPQLTAGNKYYTQTGGPNGLGMEIAAGATITLSQTIYIFKESIIRTSFSCVDESSFTVIINHTPTIAPIANVSSCNSYTLPSLTIGNYYTGPNATGTLLNAGDVLTTNQTVYVYANTATSPDCSSERSFTVSIFNVDNLPNVTICESYTLPALTIGKYYTGPNGTGILLNAGTVVSTSQTIYVYAVSPFLPRCSDESSFTVTIIDTPFAHSVPANLRTVCDQDGTNDGVTPFNLSSLSSSVLGSQTGSEFQVTYYESLADATTGTNPVTTSSLSVVYVRVKNTLTANCYDVKPITIIVNKLPVPTPIDGIICIDSETGTLLNPYTMYSGLTSAGHTFVWTNDTGATVGTATNYQAILPGVYTVVATNIATGCPSEPVDVTVSPSEPAVVAYEVSQDFTDSQTITVTATGQGNNFEYQLDNGPFQDSNVFENVNSGMHTVTVRDKNGCGSTTIQALVVNYPKFFTPNGDGYNDTWNIKDLSSQPTAKIEIFDRYGKLLTQIKPSNSGWDGTYNGHQMPSDDYWFSVSYTDEHQVAQEFRAHFAMKR